One part of the Sorangiineae bacterium MSr11954 genome encodes these proteins:
- a CDS encoding transposase has translation MEKLVFLDESGLNLAMSRSHAWVKRGREFIDRIPMNWGTNLTLLGAMRLSGWVVLSTMFKTANRPRFLAWLKRKLLPRLYPGDVLVMDNLPAHRDPRVVAACKARGVRVVYLPPYSPDLNPIESGWALQKQYVRRHAPRHPKALRLIARRARFRVTETHASNWFVHAGYRAPLR, from the coding sequence GTGGAAAAGCTGGTTTTTCTCGACGAATCGGGCCTAAACCTGGCCATGAGTCGGAGCCACGCCTGGGTGAAGCGAGGTCGCGAATTCATCGATCGCATTCCTATGAACTGGGGCACGAACCTCACACTTCTTGGGGCGATGCGCCTATCGGGATGGGTCGTCCTCAGCACGATGTTCAAAACGGCCAACCGTCCCCGCTTCCTGGCTTGGCTGAAACGCAAGCTGCTCCCTCGACTGTACCCCGGAGACGTCCTGGTGATGGACAACCTCCCCGCCCACCGCGACCCGCGTGTCGTAGCCGCCTGCAAGGCGCGCGGCGTTCGTGTCGTCTACTTGCCCCCATACTCGCCCGACCTCAATCCAATTGAATCCGGCTGGGCCCTCCAAAAGCAATACGTGCGACGCCACGCTCCCCGCCACCCCAAAGCGCTTCGGCTCATCGCCAGACGAGCGCGCTTTCGAGTCACCGAGACGCACGCGAGCAACTGGTTCGTTCACGCCGGTTATCGGGCTCCACTCAGGTGA
- a CDS encoding DUF4157 domain-containing protein — protein sequence MNGGRIFAQKSQPQTAGSLRASPNRFADKIPPAFLPEPSVRRFDFESIPAYGPQAPRPHALFAINAPHALWQRTTRDARVLQAKLEIGAFDDPLEREADRVADAVMRSPTAIATTTESATVPASAANAVQRKCALRREDENGDAAIHRKVQNAVGAGTVPAALPNVGHVLRSPGRPLDAPAREFMETRFARDFSHVRIYDDAQAHESAASVHARAYTVGQSIVFGDGQYHPESPEGRKLLAHELTHVVQQTGSAGKTHSDAVAHDLSSAPAGTAQPKLVATGDRAGFASVANTVIGVQFTVRVAADGEVTLAGSNVSGPLTADAQELVRVLRDVIGNAGTTTIRFIRGQTSTDAADARVFVGSFPQSKIDLDDVLALGIHTSGYNAGAALAHEISEELEKHVTGADFGPAHAIALNAEARAVGATRIADTARVINATTLEFTFSYRYPDGRILDQVMTVTNGNITNVVRTWRP from the coding sequence ATGAACGGCGGTCGTATCTTCGCGCAGAAATCCCAGCCACAGACCGCGGGGAGTCTCCGTGCGTCACCAAACCGTTTCGCGGACAAGATTCCACCGGCGTTTCTTCCGGAGCCGAGTGTTCGTCGGTTCGACTTCGAGTCGATTCCTGCCTACGGCCCCCAGGCGCCGCGTCCGCACGCGCTCTTCGCGATCAACGCGCCGCACGCACTCTGGCAGCGCACGACGAGGGATGCTCGCGTTCTGCAAGCGAAACTCGAGATCGGCGCCTTCGATGATCCGCTCGAGCGTGAGGCCGATCGGGTCGCCGACGCGGTCATGCGCAGCCCCACAGCGATCGCCACCACCACCGAGAGCGCCACCGTGCCCGCGTCTGCCGCAAACGCCGTCCAACGCAAGTGCGCTCTGCGCCGGGAGGACGAGAACGGAGACGCCGCGATCCACCGAAAAGTGCAGAATGCCGTCGGTGCAGGAACGGTCCCCGCGGCACTACCGAACGTCGGCCACGTGCTCCGCTCGCCCGGTCGCCCGCTCGACGCGCCCGCGCGCGAGTTCATGGAAACGCGGTTCGCTCGCGACTTCAGCCACGTGCGCATCTACGATGACGCACAGGCGCATGAATCCGCAGCGTCGGTGCATGCTCGCGCATACACCGTCGGGCAATCCATCGTATTTGGGGATGGCCAGTACCACCCGGAATCTCCTGAAGGGAGGAAGCTGCTCGCGCACGAGCTCACGCACGTCGTGCAGCAGACCGGATCGGCCGGGAAGACGCATTCCGATGCCGTGGCGCACGACCTCTCCTCCGCGCCCGCCGGCACGGCCCAACCGAAGCTCGTCGCCACCGGCGATCGCGCGGGGTTCGCGTCGGTTGCCAATACGGTGATCGGCGTCCAGTTCACGGTGCGCGTGGCCGCCGACGGCGAGGTCACGCTCGCCGGCAGCAACGTGAGCGGTCCACTGACCGCCGACGCGCAAGAGCTGGTCCGTGTGCTTCGCGATGTCATCGGCAACGCGGGCACCACCACCATTCGTTTCATTCGCGGCCAGACCTCCACCGACGCAGCCGACGCGCGCGTCTTCGTCGGTAGTTTCCCGCAATCGAAGATCGATCTGGATGACGTGCTGGCGCTCGGGATTCATACCTCGGGGTACAACGCGGGCGCGGCGCTCGCGCACGAGATCTCCGAGGAGCTCGAGAAGCATGTGACGGGCGCGGACTTCGGTCCCGCGCACGCAATCGCGCTGAATGCCGAGGCGCGGGCTGTGGGGGCGACGCGGATCGCCGACACGGCGCGGGTCATCAACGCGACCACGCTCGAGTTTACCTTCAGCTACCGTTACCCCGACGGCAGGATCCTCGACCAGGTGATGACCGTGACCAACGGCAACATCACCAACGTGGTGCGCACATGGCGGCCCTAG
- a CDS encoding helix-turn-helix domain-containing protein — MAEAHPLELRARVVEAYEAGDGSYAVIAARFRIGEASVKRWVRRGRRGVPLGADPKRGGTPSPIGQGDVDALVAKLRDATANEITAEFNRLRPRGARVHVSSMKRALHRYGYVIKKNADGRWSVSDPTS; from the coding sequence ATGGCGGAAGCGCACCCTCTTGAATTGAGAGCCAGGGTCGTCGAGGCGTACGAAGCTGGCGACGGAAGCTATGCGGTAATTGCCGCTCGATTTCGTATCGGTGAGGCGAGCGTCAAGCGGTGGGTTCGTCGAGGGCGTCGTGGCGTGCCGCTCGGCGCCGACCCGAAGCGAGGCGGAACGCCGTCCCCGATCGGCCAGGGCGACGTTGATGCGCTTGTTGCGAAGCTGCGCGATGCGACCGCTAACGAGATTACGGCGGAGTTCAATCGGCTTCGCCCGCGGGGCGCGCGAGTTCATGTGTCCAGCATGAAGCGCGCGCTGCATCGGTATGGGTACGTCATCAAAAAAAACGCCGACGGCCGTTGGAGTGTCAGCGACCCGACGTCATAG
- the ligD gene encoding non-homologous end-joining DNA ligase, with protein sequence MRAPPARKAKPAIGAVDALAHLIKHIPPEPQLATLVESVPSADRWRFELKWDGYRMLAYCDARHVVLLSRRGLDWSAEFPPVADALRKLRLRGTVLDGEVCAIDPKGIPSFNLLQNRRSDTPLVYVAFDLLLHREKDLRGEPLESRQEALDALIGHETSRTVFASTFTEGDPAKLLRMACRSGYEGIIAKQKQSRYIAGRSRTWLKVKCSKRQEFAVVGYLPMVGGRVVGALLLAIREGSRFVYAGRVGTGFSSAQRAELARRLDRDPVDGPEVDEVPRDVVGKAIWSKPRMVVEVSYLQRTSGELRHASFKGVRVDKSPEDCTWEVADEPSRT encoded by the coding sequence ATGCGCGCGCCCCCCGCACGAAAGGCCAAGCCAGCCATTGGGGCGGTGGATGCGCTCGCGCATCTCATCAAGCACATCCCGCCGGAGCCGCAGCTCGCCACACTCGTGGAGAGCGTTCCAAGCGCAGACCGCTGGCGCTTCGAGCTCAAGTGGGACGGGTATAGAATGCTGGCGTATTGCGACGCGCGTCACGTCGTCCTTCTATCCCGGCGGGGACTGGATTGGAGCGCCGAGTTCCCCCCGGTGGCCGACGCGCTGCGCAAACTCCGTCTTCGGGGGACCGTTCTAGACGGTGAGGTCTGCGCCATCGACCCCAAAGGCATTCCAAGCTTCAACCTGCTCCAAAATCGACGAAGCGACACCCCGCTCGTTTACGTCGCGTTCGATCTCCTCCTGCACCGCGAGAAAGACTTGCGCGGCGAGCCGCTCGAGAGCCGGCAAGAGGCCCTCGACGCCTTGATCGGCCACGAGACCTCGCGGACCGTCTTTGCCTCCACCTTCACGGAAGGGGATCCGGCAAAGCTCCTTCGCATGGCCTGTCGCTCGGGGTACGAAGGCATCATCGCGAAGCAAAAACAGAGTCGCTACATCGCGGGGAGGTCGCGGACCTGGCTCAAGGTCAAATGCAGCAAGCGCCAAGAGTTCGCGGTGGTCGGGTACCTTCCGATGGTCGGAGGACGCGTCGTCGGCGCGCTGCTACTAGCCATTCGCGAGGGCTCGCGGTTCGTTTACGCAGGCCGAGTGGGGACGGGTTTCTCGAGCGCGCAGCGCGCCGAGCTCGCACGTCGATTGGATCGCGATCCCGTCGATGGGCCCGAGGTCGACGAGGTGCCGCGGGATGTGGTCGGGAAGGCCATTTGGTCGAAGCCGCGAATGGTCGTCGAAGTTTCCTATCTCCAGAGGACCTCCGGCGAATTGCGGCATGCATCGTTCAAAGGCGTGCGCGTGGACAAGAGCCCCGAGGACTGCACGTGGGAGGTGGCCGACGAGCCTTCCCGAACCTGA
- a CDS encoding Do family serine endopeptidase: MMLARFPLLVALTLAAAGCHRGSAPGATPDNNTVQAAQVPAPFAAPPVLAGTPDVATLVARVNPSVVNITATHDIKQRRIPFPFDLGPFGGFFGPQGGGPGDDGRDSVMKQRALGTGFLLDTRGHVATNAHVVEDADHVRVRLADERELDAKVIGRDAKLDLAVLELQGIKDPRDLPAAELGSSASLRVGEYVVAIGNPFGLGHTVTIGIVSAKGRSIGAGPYDDFIQTDASINPGNSGGPLFNLKGEVVGINTAINPQGRGIGFAIPIDALKDVLSQLLATGHVARGRLGVSIQAMDTTLARALGLDRAKGALLGDVEPGGPAEKAGLRSGDVILRVDEDTIESAHDLPRMIARHPPGSRVTLELLRNGKTQTVDATLDALEDAVKGDEPNADPSSKGNPTPGGFGIALGDAPGGGPRVMRVQPGSPADDSLLPGDIILEVNRQPVSSAADTLKALQSTPAGPVLLKVRREKAILYVAVARAARP; the protein is encoded by the coding sequence ATGATGCTCGCCCGCTTCCCCCTTTTGGTTGCGCTCACGCTCGCAGCGGCCGGATGCCATCGTGGCAGCGCCCCCGGCGCAACGCCTGACAACAACACCGTTCAGGCGGCGCAGGTTCCGGCACCGTTCGCCGCACCGCCGGTACTTGCCGGCACGCCGGACGTGGCCACCCTGGTTGCAAGGGTGAACCCTTCGGTCGTGAACATCACCGCAACACACGATATCAAGCAGCGCAGGATTCCCTTTCCCTTCGACCTCGGGCCCTTCGGGGGATTCTTCGGTCCGCAGGGCGGCGGCCCGGGGGACGACGGCCGCGACAGCGTCATGAAACAGCGCGCGCTCGGAACCGGGTTCCTTCTCGACACGCGCGGGCATGTCGCCACGAACGCCCACGTGGTCGAAGACGCCGACCACGTCCGGGTTCGCTTGGCCGATGAGCGCGAGCTCGACGCCAAAGTCATCGGGCGCGATGCAAAGTTGGACCTCGCGGTGCTCGAGCTTCAAGGGATCAAGGACCCGCGGGACCTGCCGGCCGCGGAGCTCGGCTCGAGCGCGAGCCTGCGCGTGGGCGAATACGTGGTCGCCATCGGAAATCCTTTCGGGCTCGGCCACACGGTCACCATCGGCATCGTGAGCGCAAAGGGCCGGTCCATCGGCGCGGGACCGTACGATGATTTCATCCAGACGGACGCCTCGATCAATCCGGGCAACAGCGGCGGCCCGCTCTTCAACTTGAAGGGCGAGGTGGTCGGCATCAACACGGCCATCAATCCGCAGGGTCGCGGTATCGGCTTCGCCATTCCCATCGACGCGCTCAAGGACGTGTTGTCGCAGCTCCTGGCCACGGGGCACGTGGCGCGCGGGCGGCTCGGCGTGAGCATTCAAGCGATGGATACGACGCTCGCGAGAGCCCTGGGGCTCGATCGGGCGAAGGGCGCGCTCCTGGGGGACGTCGAGCCGGGCGGCCCAGCAGAGAAGGCGGGCCTGCGATCCGGCGACGTGATCCTCCGGGTCGACGAGGACACCATCGAAAGCGCGCACGATCTGCCCCGCATGATCGCGCGGCATCCGCCGGGCTCTCGCGTGACCTTGGAGCTGCTGCGCAATGGCAAGACGCAAACGGTGGACGCGACGCTGGATGCGCTCGAGGATGCCGTGAAGGGCGACGAGCCGAACGCGGATCCTTCCTCCAAGGGCAATCCCACGCCGGGCGGTTTTGGCATTGCTCTCGGCGATGCCCCCGGAGGCGGCCCGCGCGTGATGCGCGTGCAGCCCGGCAGTCCAGCCGATGATTCGCTGTTGCCCGGTGACATCATCCTCGAAGTCAATCGCCAACCGGTATCCAGCGCCGCTGACACCCTCAAAGCGCTTCAATCCACGCCCGCCGGCCCGGTGCTCCTCAAGGTGCGACGCGAGAAGGCCATTCTGTACGTCGCCGTCGCTCGCGCAGCACGCCCGTGA
- the istA gene encoding IS21 family transposase, producing the protein MVPMDVVAVIRHKVASEGVPIREVARELGLSRNTIRRYVRANKIPVPRPEKQVRPSPVRDEVATAAAAIWRARRSFTAGKQRLTAKRLWELLRENGHTASERTVRRLVAEFRSGEREVTVPLVYTPGELAQVDFFEVWVEPSGIRQKAWMFVMRLMHSGRDFAMLCAQQDATWFLAAHVAAFTYFAGVVAAVAYDNLSAAVAKILVGAPRLLRPRFAALCAHYAFEPRFCRPGEGHDKGGVERRGGHVRRQHLVPIPRGESLAAMTTALQARLDAQHSRNPMYVEAWARERSALRPLPAPFDGRQVRTVQLRHHASYLVAGAHYSVPSRWCGQMVDLFLGIDTVTFAKGDETICHPRVAFGGRSIDYRHLLLPLSRKPQALRQVAHELVAQFGSPWPELWETLCNRYSPDLIEAARRLAPWLERADREGVGRVKRAIITALACGTLVPFLQRTRRTETLAAVPLALSEYAVETPDLSRYDVLLERASA; encoded by the coding sequence ATGGTGCCGATGGACGTGGTGGCAGTGATTCGACACAAGGTGGCGAGCGAAGGGGTTCCGATTCGAGAAGTGGCGCGGGAGCTCGGATTGTCGCGAAACACGATTCGGCGATACGTGAGGGCCAACAAGATTCCGGTTCCAAGGCCAGAAAAACAGGTCCGACCAAGCCCGGTGCGCGACGAGGTGGCCACGGCGGCCGCGGCTATCTGGCGAGCGCGCCGATCCTTTACGGCGGGCAAACAGCGGCTGACGGCCAAGCGGCTGTGGGAGCTATTGCGTGAAAACGGGCACACGGCGAGCGAGCGCACCGTGCGGCGATTGGTGGCCGAATTCCGGAGCGGTGAGCGTGAGGTGACTGTTCCCCTGGTGTACACGCCGGGCGAGCTCGCACAGGTGGATTTTTTCGAGGTGTGGGTCGAGCCCTCGGGGATTCGCCAGAAGGCGTGGATGTTCGTGATGCGCTTGATGCACTCAGGGCGCGACTTCGCCATGCTCTGCGCGCAACAAGACGCCACTTGGTTCTTAGCGGCTCACGTTGCGGCGTTTACCTACTTCGCGGGGGTGGTGGCCGCCGTGGCCTATGACAACTTGAGCGCTGCCGTGGCCAAGATCCTCGTTGGGGCGCCACGGCTGCTTCGGCCCCGATTCGCCGCGCTTTGCGCCCACTACGCCTTCGAGCCACGTTTTTGCCGCCCCGGCGAAGGCCACGACAAGGGAGGAGTCGAGCGCCGCGGAGGACACGTACGTCGCCAGCATTTGGTGCCCATTCCGCGCGGTGAATCACTTGCCGCCATGACCACGGCTTTGCAAGCACGCCTCGATGCTCAGCATTCGCGCAATCCGATGTACGTCGAGGCCTGGGCCCGCGAGCGCAGCGCGCTGCGGCCTCTCCCAGCGCCTTTTGACGGCCGCCAGGTGCGCACCGTGCAGCTTCGCCACCACGCCAGCTACCTCGTCGCGGGCGCTCACTACTCGGTGCCCAGTCGGTGGTGCGGTCAGATGGTCGACCTATTCCTAGGCATCGACACCGTCACCTTCGCCAAAGGCGACGAGACCATCTGCCATCCTCGCGTGGCCTTCGGTGGCCGAAGTATCGACTATCGGCATTTGTTACTGCCACTATCGCGCAAGCCACAAGCTCTGCGCCAGGTCGCTCACGAGTTGGTGGCACAATTCGGCTCACCATGGCCCGAGCTCTGGGAGACGCTTTGCAATCGGTATTCGCCCGACCTGATCGAAGCTGCACGAAGACTGGCTCCGTGGTTGGAGCGCGCTGACCGCGAGGGAGTCGGTCGGGTCAAGCGAGCCATCATCACCGCCCTTGCGTGCGGTACGCTGGTGCCCTTTCTGCAACGCACAAGGCGCACCGAAACCCTCGCCGCTGTCCCGCTGGCATTATCGGAATACGCGGTCGAGACGCCCGACCTATCGCGCTACGACGTGCTTCTCGAGAGGGCATCGGCATGA
- a CDS encoding Hsp20/alpha crystallin family protein, whose amino-acid sequence MLTTWKAFPILDRFLDDVMNDVTGTALGTGAKITFDPGIDVRATDDEIIFVCDVPGVAREELDVSIEGSTLTIKGQRTYSGGEKDRVWLGRAYGAFAKSFTLPELVDANAMTADLSNGVLTIHVPKKPQAKPRKIQIGSGSSHPQLAEKKE is encoded by the coding sequence ATGCTCACTACCTGGAAGGCCTTCCCGATCCTGGACCGTTTTCTCGATGACGTCATGAACGACGTCACGGGTACGGCGCTCGGGACAGGTGCAAAGATAACGTTCGATCCCGGTATCGATGTTCGTGCCACCGACGACGAGATCATCTTCGTGTGCGACGTTCCGGGTGTCGCTCGCGAGGAGCTCGACGTCTCGATCGAGGGGAGCACGCTGACCATCAAGGGGCAGCGCACCTATTCGGGCGGCGAGAAGGATAGGGTCTGGCTGGGCCGGGCCTACGGCGCGTTCGCCAAATCCTTCACGCTTCCCGAGCTCGTCGACGCGAACGCGATGACGGCGGATCTGTCGAACGGCGTACTCACGATCCATGTACCGAAGAAGCCGCAGGCGAAGCCGCGCAAGATCCAAATTGGATCAGGCAGCTCGCACCCGCAGCTTGCAGAAAAGAAAGAATGA
- a CDS encoding OmpA family protein: MMRAIPTLLSAVVLATACAGTEKTARAPEPPSTTIITSAPAPTAPSSKLQSVSPGVAVSDEIAQTCRLAFADIEQAPKFDFDSDELAPSDRDALQRIGKCLTTGPLAGHEIQLVGRADPRGTEQYNMALGARRADTVATYLKALGVGANRLHETSRGELDSTGTDEVTWAKDRRVDVLLAP, encoded by the coding sequence ATGATGCGAGCCATCCCAACCCTGCTGTCCGCGGTCGTCCTTGCGACGGCGTGCGCTGGGACGGAGAAGACCGCGCGCGCGCCCGAACCCCCATCGACGACCATCATCACGAGCGCACCGGCCCCGACCGCTCCGTCCAGCAAGTTGCAATCGGTTTCACCCGGCGTCGCCGTCTCCGACGAAATCGCGCAGACGTGCCGGCTCGCGTTCGCGGATATCGAGCAGGCGCCCAAGTTCGACTTCGATTCGGACGAGCTCGCGCCGTCCGACCGTGATGCATTGCAGCGGATCGGCAAGTGTCTGACCACGGGCCCGCTGGCAGGGCACGAGATCCAACTCGTCGGCCGCGCGGACCCACGCGGCACGGAGCAATACAACATGGCGCTGGGCGCTCGGCGCGCCGACACCGTGGCGACGTACTTGAAAGCTCTGGGCGTCGGCGCGAATCGCTTGCACGAGACGTCGCGCGGCGAGCTCGATTCGACGGGCACGGACGAAGTTACTTGGGCAAAAGACCGTCGTGTGGACGTGCTGCTCGCTCCCTGA
- a CDS encoding L-histidine N(alpha)-methyltransferase encodes MKTISYEAHGHVYHLVGANADLWQIATECPSIFAGDDFDVLAKAFGSTYDNERVAASKLLLTKLWMAHPMLGPYPFLDCLSKFEFERQFHSKYRDHVCHQLKVYLLGLGVLSCSPRLRDEVSKLVGERNLDLVWLVTAVFHDIGYVIESEHSQPRSKVWTRVREEYDGAMRSPLRAVIESRGLSAATEQQIQKAYAIRTPTLDGMGDLEQDAFFQAFKEEGIRANLGRFIQGDTTTPVQRYFTYAQKTVSGRPPFKDHGVASALLLVKTWLDFDAYLDQIVAQRAPSQPHQNAPAAAAELDRLRPSLDRMIARRRRLKRQILRAAGAMSLHNIAPAQWDHADAGDHGLTFDIYRIAIGKHGAGTSNPLAFLLAFVDTLQDWDRPTFSETPNDDALHSRDISIFPNKGAGKVLVHVKKDAEEFSDPSRSKHARYTRVVRCLKEYLDHDDVDALIAWAPNGTERPSNVPLSPASSPGPSSHSGSGPYSSPAPYSSPAPYSSPAPYSSPAPYSSPGSQWELDFNAIIKMPAVDPWRWAAVVLTRDEASRHGDLMDSLKRGEGDGRPRYIESGFAYWGIVPTNRWRETCQDAFYLVMRKGIETFQSRWKELLTKFGEGLPRVYASYGVGTGEKDRVVLATLNAARDPPVYVPVDMSLDMLVKGAKTASVGVIEMSRVVPLQLDFSSTTELGTIEELRTKLLGDRPMLFSLLGNTLANFADDMAILKTLAEPMTKTDLMLLELAVTKKVDATTASKAAVEYVNIPSFESFVRSALTQHTDLPEGRLTYQGKVCRDKGVLQIDMNYVSSDRHKGRLIDGSMIQVEPNEKIRLYRSRKYSVTAIRRLLQQAGLREIASTLQWNEGSSPFGLYLGLCRK; translated from the coding sequence ATGAAAACGATCTCGTACGAGGCGCATGGACACGTGTATCACCTCGTGGGCGCGAACGCCGATCTCTGGCAAATTGCCACGGAGTGCCCCAGCATCTTCGCCGGAGACGACTTCGATGTGCTCGCAAAAGCATTCGGCTCCACCTACGACAACGAGCGCGTGGCAGCTTCGAAGCTGCTGCTCACCAAATTGTGGATGGCCCATCCCATGCTGGGGCCGTACCCATTTTTGGACTGTTTGAGCAAGTTCGAGTTCGAGCGGCAGTTTCATAGCAAGTACCGCGATCACGTTTGCCATCAGCTCAAAGTCTATTTGCTGGGGCTGGGCGTTTTGTCGTGCTCTCCCCGTTTGCGCGACGAAGTGAGCAAGCTGGTCGGAGAGCGAAACCTCGATCTCGTCTGGCTGGTGACCGCGGTGTTTCACGACATCGGGTATGTCATCGAGAGCGAACACTCCCAGCCAAGGTCCAAAGTCTGGACGCGGGTTCGCGAAGAATACGACGGTGCGATGCGCAGCCCGCTGCGAGCGGTCATCGAGTCGCGCGGCCTTTCGGCTGCAACGGAGCAGCAGATTCAAAAGGCTTACGCGATTCGAACGCCGACCTTGGACGGCATGGGGGACCTGGAGCAAGACGCCTTCTTCCAGGCGTTCAAGGAAGAGGGCATTCGGGCCAACCTCGGGCGATTCATCCAAGGTGACACGACCACGCCCGTACAGCGCTACTTCACCTACGCGCAAAAGACGGTGAGCGGGCGCCCGCCGTTCAAGGATCACGGCGTTGCCAGCGCGCTGCTCCTCGTCAAGACATGGCTGGATTTCGATGCATACCTCGATCAAATCGTCGCACAACGAGCTCCGTCCCAGCCCCATCAAAACGCCCCCGCGGCGGCCGCGGAGCTCGATCGGCTCCGTCCTTCCCTCGACCGTATGATCGCGAGGCGGCGAAGGCTGAAGAGGCAAATCCTGCGCGCGGCCGGGGCCATGTCCCTTCACAACATTGCCCCCGCGCAATGGGATCACGCGGACGCGGGGGATCACGGTTTGACATTCGACATCTATCGGATCGCCATCGGTAAACATGGCGCGGGCACGAGCAACCCGCTGGCGTTCCTGCTTGCCTTCGTCGACACATTGCAAGATTGGGACCGCCCGACGTTCTCGGAGACCCCCAACGACGATGCACTTCACTCGCGCGATATTTCGATATTCCCGAACAAGGGTGCCGGCAAGGTCTTGGTGCACGTCAAAAAGGACGCCGAAGAATTCAGCGACCCATCGCGTTCGAAACATGCAAGATACACGCGTGTCGTTCGCTGTTTGAAAGAGTACCTGGACCACGACGACGTCGACGCGCTCATCGCCTGGGCACCCAATGGGACCGAAAGGCCATCCAACGTGCCGCTATCGCCGGCCTCGAGCCCCGGCCCGAGCTCGCATTCGGGCTCGGGCCCGTACTCGAGCCCCGCGCCGTATTCGAGCCCCGCGCCGTATTCGAGTCCCGCGCCGTATTCGAGCCCTGCGCCGTATTCGAGTCCCGGCTCCCAATGGGAGCTCGACTTCAACGCCATCATCAAGATGCCCGCCGTCGACCCGTGGCGTTGGGCGGCCGTCGTATTGACCCGCGACGAGGCATCCCGTCATGGCGATTTGATGGACTCCCTCAAGCGCGGCGAGGGCGATGGTCGGCCCCGCTACATCGAATCGGGGTTTGCTTACTGGGGGATCGTACCGACGAATCGATGGAGAGAGACGTGCCAGGATGCGTTCTATCTGGTGATGAGGAAGGGCATCGAGACGTTTCAATCGCGATGGAAAGAGCTCCTCACGAAGTTCGGGGAAGGATTGCCGCGGGTCTACGCGAGCTACGGTGTGGGAACGGGAGAGAAGGATCGCGTGGTCCTTGCTACCTTGAACGCGGCGCGGGATCCGCCGGTCTATGTACCCGTCGACATGAGCTTGGACATGCTCGTAAAGGGGGCGAAGACCGCGTCGGTGGGGGTGATCGAGATGAGCAGGGTGGTGCCGTTGCAACTCGACTTCTCATCGACCACCGAGCTGGGCACCATCGAGGAGCTTCGAACGAAGCTGCTCGGCGACAGGCCGATGTTGTTCTCGTTGCTCGGCAATACACTCGCCAATTTCGCAGACGACATGGCGATCCTGAAGACGCTCGCGGAGCCGATGACGAAAACGGATTTGATGCTCCTCGAGCTCGCCGTGACCAAGAAGGTCGACGCCACGACCGCCAGCAAGGCAGCCGTCGAATACGTCAACATTCCCAGCTTCGAGAGCTTCGTTCGCAGCGCCCTCACGCAGCATACGGATCTGCCCGAAGGTCGGCTCACGTACCAAGGGAAGGTCTGCCGCGACAAAGGCGTGCTGCAGATCGACATGAACTACGTGAGCTCTGACCGGCACAAGGGCCGACTCATCGATGGATCGATGATCCAGGTGGAGCCGAACGAGAAGATTCGTTTGTACCGCAGTCGGAAGTACTCCGTTACGGCTATCCGACGGCTTCTGCAGCAAGCGGGGCTGCGCGAGATCGCAAGCACGCTGCAGTGGAACGAGGGAAGCTCGCCATTTGGTCTCTACTTGGGATTGTGCCGGAAGTGA
- the istB gene encoding IS21-like element helper ATPase IstB — translation MSTDNVLLAAVRAHTRVLKLPTVARECETLGRQSLAEGWSPLQYLRALLDAELAVRAEHAIGRRMRAARLPVQKTMSQFDWRRPHGLERARVEDLARGAWIPTARNIVILGPVGTGKTHLAIALAIEAIKRGHHVLFYRASDLVRALTEARDARALSRLQERLRRVSLLVVDELGFVPFEKAGGELLFDVLSTRHERCATVITSNLAFSEWNRVFVDDKLTAALLDRLAQHAEVLVTRGPGDRVPAAATKKTDSRSDESKPKATQEVPALTR, via the coding sequence ATGAGCACCGACAACGTGCTCTTGGCCGCCGTACGCGCCCATACGCGCGTACTCAAGCTACCGACCGTCGCACGAGAGTGCGAAACGCTGGGACGTCAATCGCTGGCCGAAGGCTGGTCACCGTTGCAGTACTTGCGGGCGTTGCTCGACGCCGAGCTCGCGGTCCGCGCCGAGCACGCGATTGGGCGCCGCATGCGAGCGGCTCGTCTGCCCGTACAAAAAACGATGTCGCAATTCGATTGGCGGAGGCCACACGGTCTCGAACGCGCCCGCGTCGAAGACTTGGCTCGTGGTGCCTGGATTCCGACGGCGCGCAACATCGTGATCTTGGGCCCCGTGGGCACCGGAAAAACGCACTTGGCCATCGCGCTCGCCATCGAGGCCATCAAGCGCGGTCACCACGTGCTCTTTTACCGCGCCTCCGACTTGGTCCGGGCACTGACCGAGGCCCGGGATGCACGGGCTCTTTCTCGCCTGCAAGAGCGACTGCGAAGGGTTTCACTCTTGGTGGTGGACGAACTTGGCTTTGTACCGTTTGAAAAAGCCGGCGGAGAGCTGCTCTTCGACGTCTTGTCCACCCGGCACGAGCGGTGCGCAACGGTGATCACATCGAATCTTGCTTTTAGTGAATGGAACCGGGTCTTCGTCGACGACAAGCTGACAGCCGCTCTCCTGGATCGTCTGGCCCAGCATGCGGAGGTCCTCGTCACTCGCGGTCCGGGAGACCGTGTCCCGGCTGCGGCCACCAAAAAGACAGATTCAAGATCTGACGAGAGCAAACCCAAAGCGACCCAGGAGGTGCCGGCGCTCACGCGGTGA